The Meiothermus cerbereus DSM 11376 sequence AACGATGTAACCGTCACGCAGGCCGCTGTGGTACAGGCCCTGGTTCAGGCCAACCCCCGCTACAGCGTGCGGGAGCTTTACACCAGGGGCATGTCGGTGGGCTTTGACCACATCGGCAGCCTGGTCAACACCCTGATTCTGGCTTACGCAGCAGGCTCGCTTCCGCTGCTGCTGCTCTTCAGCCAGAGCGATGTTCCGCTGGCGTTGCTGCTCAACAACGAAACCTTCGCCGCTGAAATTGTGACCATGCTGGTTGGTTCGCTGGCGCTGGTACTGGCAGTTCCCCTTACCACCCTGGTGGCAGCTTGGCTGGTACGGGGTCGCAAGCTGGACTACATCGAACGGCGGTGGCCTGGGTCTTAATGGTGAACCCCACCCTCGCCGTGGACATGGCCGTGCTCGAGCTCCCCTGGCTCGGCAGGGCGCACACTAAGGATGGTAAAGCGGTACTCGAGAGTCTTTCCTGCCAGGGGCGGGTTGGCGTCCAGCATAACCCGCTCCCCCTCAATGGCGACCACGCGGTACAGCAGGAGTTCACCTTGCGGTCCTTCACCGCTGTAGCCTCGGCCCAGTCGGGGAGGGTCGGGTAACTCACTGGCCATCACCTGGATACAGAGGGCCGGGTCATAGGGTTCCGGGAGTACCATCTCCTGGTAGCTACCTGGAGCTTTGCCCAGCAGGGCGGCCTCGAGGCCCCTGGGCAGCTCGGGGGCGTGGCCCATCAGGATAGTTTTGGGGTGGCCATCGGTACCCTCGAACTTGTGGCCCTCCACCCATAGCTCATACTCCAGTTTCACTACGCTGTTGATATCTACCCACATCGGATGCCTCCTGGCTTGCTGGTAGCATTATGGCCCCCGGCATGCCTCAGGAAAAGCGGGCTTATTGGGCTCACCGGCTCGCTTGCTGGGCTGGGATTGTCAGCCAAAGTATTCTTGTGGCCTCTAGGGTTCATATCAAATCTCATGCCTAAGCGCTACAATCCCGTTAGATGCGGTATTTTCTTGCTTTGATGGTAGGTTTGTCCTGCTTGGGCTTTGCACAACCTCGAGTGGGCACCGAAAGTGGCCTTACCCGGCTGGTATTTAGCATCCCCGGCGAGGCAAAATTTAGCCTGAGTCGTCAGGGCAACGAGGTGGTCATCCGATTTTGGGGCACGCCCCCGCGCACCCTGCGAACCTTGCTCAACACCCCCCAGGTTGTGGGCTACCGCGCCGCCCCCAGTCCGGGTGGCTCGACCTATGTGGTAACCCTCAAAGCGGGCACGAGCTACCGCACCCAGGCGCTTTCCAACCCCCGCCGTCTGGTGCTCGAGGTGCAGAGCAGTGTTGCCGCCCGCACCCGGCCCCGCGCCAAAGCGCCTGCGCCGGTGGTGGTGCTCGACCCCGGCCATGGGGGCCTGGACCCCGGCGCAGTAGGATTCGTACGCGAAGAGGAAGTGGTGCTCGACATTGCCCTGCGCACCAAGCGGCTGCTCGAGGCCAGGGGCATCCAGGTGGTGCTTACCCGCAGCAGCGACCGCCATCTGTCGGCCAGCAAGGCCACCGACCTGGGAATGCGGGCCGCTATGGCCGA is a genomic window containing:
- a CDS encoding FKBP-type peptidyl-prolyl cis-trans isomerase → MWVDINSVVKLEYELWVEGHKFEGTDGHPKTILMGHAPELPRGLEAALLGKAPGSYQEMVLPEPYDPALCIQVMASELPDPPRLGRGYSGEGPQGELLLYRVVAIEGERVMLDANPPLAGKTLEYRFTILSVRPAEPGELEHGHVHGEGGVHH
- a CDS encoding N-acetylmuramoyl-L-alanine amidase family protein — protein: MRYFLALMVGLSCLGFAQPRVGTESGLTRLVFSIPGEAKFSLSRQGNEVVIRFWGTPPRTLRTLLNTPQVVGYRAAPSPGGSTYVVTLKAGTSYRTQALSNPRRLVLEVQSSVAARTRPRAKAPAPVVVLDPGHGGLDPGAVGFVREEEVVLDIALRTKRLLEARGIQVVLTRSSDRHLSASKATDLGMRAAMADSKRTLFVSIHANAAERAAQGIEVYYFGETIDQRLLSKAILENGGGALGQRLTQEARSVAQRLMSDLLAQANLKFSEQLALKTLRAMVHETGAVSRGVQTAPFYVIRNARIPAILVEVGFVNHPSEGKKLGTSVYRAQLASGLAKGIMAFLNSGNAQR